Proteins encoded in a region of the Anaerolineales bacterium genome:
- a CDS encoding pilus assembly protein: protein MRKGMLTDGAASNMAEAAISMPVVLLVLMFTINIALASYTAIAAAGAVNYGARIGAVTREQPEQWAKAAVEKAWGQSGAGGSFAYSVLVSERPDGVVLVTGNWSYPSVLSGLCRYFDGSCPLNFQGTVAAMYRKEGY, encoded by the coding sequence ATGAGAAAAGGCATGCTGACGGACGGGGCTGCGAGCAACATGGCTGAGGCGGCGATTTCGATGCCGGTGGTTCTGCTGGTGCTGATGTTCACGATCAACATCGCGCTCGCCTCCTACACCGCCATCGCGGCGGCCGGCGCGGTGAACTACGGGGCGCGGATCGGGGCGGTCACCCGCGAACAGCCCGAGCAGTGGGCCAAGGCGGCGGTGGAGAAGGCCTGGGGGCAATCCGGCGCGGGCGGCAGCTTCGCCTACTCGGTGCTGGTCAGCGAGCGGCCGGACGGGGTGGTGCTGGTGACGGGCAACTGGAGCTATCCGTCGGTCCTATCCGGGCTGTGCCGCTACTTCGACGGCTCGTGCCCGCTGAACTTCCAGGGGACGGTTGCGGCGATGTACCGGAAGGAGGGATACTGA